The following coding sequences lie in one Synechococcus sp. PCC 7336 genomic window:
- a CDS encoding ATP-dependent 6-phosphofructokinase, which produces MGDKGRIGILTSGGDCAGLNAAIRAVVHRAIHGYGWEVMGIRNSTCGLLSSPPDTIPLTLESVIGVLPLGGTMLGTINRGSPFAFPDLDGSLHDRSAEVVAAYHQLGLSALVAIGGDGSLAILRKLAQIEPGMNLVAIPKTIDNDLCGTELAIGFSTAIDVATEALDRLRSTAESHRRVMILEVMGRDAGHIALSAGIAGGAKIILIPEIPYDIEKVCAKIRDRQQRGLAYTLAVVAEGVQNLRGETVMQQMSRGGQRLGGIGSLIAEQISQLADVETRVTVLGHIQRGGTPSATDRLIATAFGVRAVDLIAEEQFDCMVGWCNHKVEVLPIAKAIAEYGCLDSTDTLIQTARGMSICLGD; this is translated from the coding sequence ATGGGCGACAAAGGGCGGATCGGAATTTTGACCAGCGGCGGCGATTGTGCGGGGCTGAATGCGGCAATTCGCGCCGTGGTTCACCGGGCGATTCACGGCTATGGCTGGGAAGTGATGGGGATTCGCAATTCGACCTGCGGTCTGCTCTCCTCTCCCCCCGACACAATCCCGCTGACGCTAGAGTCCGTCATTGGCGTGCTGCCCCTCGGCGGGACGATGCTAGGCACGATCAATCGCGGCAGCCCCTTTGCCTTTCCCGATCTCGATGGTAGCCTCCACGATCGTTCTGCTGAGGTTGTCGCTGCCTACCACCAGCTCGGCTTGAGCGCACTAGTGGCGATCGGGGGCGACGGCAGCCTCGCTATCCTGCGCAAACTGGCTCAAATTGAACCGGGAATGAACCTGGTGGCAATTCCCAAAACCATCGATAACGATCTGTGCGGCACGGAATTGGCCATTGGCTTTTCTACTGCCATTGACGTCGCCACCGAAGCCCTCGATCGCCTGCGATCGACTGCCGAAAGCCACCGTCGCGTCATGATTTTAGAGGTGATGGGCCGCGATGCCGGACACATTGCCCTCAGTGCGGGCATTGCCGGGGGAGCCAAGATTATCCTAATTCCCGAAATTCCCTACGACATCGAAAAAGTCTGTGCCAAAATTCGCGATCGCCAACAGCGCGGCCTCGCCTATACCCTGGCCGTCGTTGCCGAAGGGGTACAAAATCTGCGCGGGGAAACCGTCATGCAGCAGATGAGCCGAGGGGGTCAGCGATTGGGGGGGATTGGCAGCCTGATCGCCGAACAAATTTCCCAATTGGCCGATGTCGAAACCCGGGTCACCGTGTTGGGGCACATTCAAAGGGGGGGGACTCCGTCGGCGACCGATCGCTTGATAGCGACTGCTTTTGGCGTGCGTGCAGTCGATCTAATTGCCGAAGAACAATTCGATTGCATGGTGGGATGGTGCAACCACAAAGTGGAAGTGTTGCCGATCGCCAAGGCGATCGCCGAATATGGCTGTCTCGACTCAACTGATACGCTAATCCAAACCGCTCGCGGCATGAGCATTTGCCTCGGCGATTGA
- a CDS encoding alpha/beta fold hydrolase, translating to MDSCVKVPFKATQVLWLSLSSHLHQLDRPLLRGLSQSVTISTWQYCQGPDEPGSLAEAVVLLDDYLCSLSQPVHLVGHGMSGVLGLIYARFFPEQVKSLSLLSVGVQPAADWQAHYYTRRQVLPCSQALVLAQMVRELFGTQKLAVSKWLQALLKQDLEDSLSPHSLWKIDSIPAGGCDVPLLVAGSRDDTVVTVDALKEWTKWLKEGDRLWVCPRGRHFFHRFYPQSIETELLQFWSAAERQTPLRRSAFARPRSLL from the coding sequence GTGGACAGTTGCGTCAAAGTTCCATTTAAAGCGACGCAAGTGTTGTGGCTCAGCCTCAGTTCGCACTTACATCAACTCGATCGCCCTCTATTGCGAGGTTTGAGCCAATCAGTGACGATCTCGACTTGGCAATACTGCCAGGGGCCGGACGAGCCGGGATCGCTAGCCGAAGCAGTAGTCTTACTGGATGACTATTTGTGCTCGCTATCGCAGCCGGTTCATTTGGTAGGGCACGGCATGTCGGGTGTCTTGGGATTGATCTATGCCCGATTTTTTCCCGAACAGGTTAAATCGCTCTCGTTATTGTCGGTAGGGGTGCAACCCGCCGCTGATTGGCAGGCGCATTATTATACTCGCCGACAGGTGTTGCCCTGCAGTCAGGCACTGGTCTTAGCCCAAATGGTGCGGGAGCTGTTTGGCACTCAGAAATTGGCCGTGTCAAAGTGGTTGCAAGCGCTTTTAAAGCAAGATTTAGAAGACTCTCTATCCCCTCACTCTTTATGGAAGATCGACTCCATTCCTGCCGGGGGCTGCGACGTCCCGCTCTTGGTTGCAGGCAGTCGTGACGATACTGTGGTGACCGTCGATGCCTTGAAGGAATGGACAAAATGGTTGAAAGAAGGCGATCGCCTCTGGGTCTGTCCTCGAGGTCGGCATTTCTTTCACCGCTTTTATCCCCAGTCGATCGAGACAGAGTTGCTGCAGTTTTGGTCGGCAGCAGAACGCCAAACTCCCCTGAGGCGCAGTGCGTTTGCTAGGCCCCGCTCTCTTCTCTAG
- a CDS encoding alpha-D-glucose phosphate-specific phosphoglucomutase, with the protein MNVTTISTTPYTDQKPGTSGLRKKVPTFQQPNYLENFVQSIFDSLQGYRGATLVVGGDGRYYNREAIQIILKMAAANGFGRILVGQNGILSTPAVSCIIRKHNAFGGIVLSASHNPGGPTEDFGIKYNIGNGGPAPEKVTSAIFDRTKTLSEYAILAAGDVDLDRLGTTQLGNTTIEIVDAVVDYAELMESLFDFDKIRKLLTSGNFRMCMDSLHAVTGPYATAIFEGKLGAPSGTVQNGTPLEDFGGGHPDPNLVYARDLVELLFGDNAPDFGAASDGDGDRNMILGRQFFVNPSDSLAILAANATLVPGYRNGLAGVARSMPTSAAVDRVAAKLGIDCYETPTGWKFFGNLLDAGKATLCGEESFGTGSDHVREKDGLWAVLFWLNILAATGKSVEEICQEHWAAYGRNYYSRHDYEAVDKQSAAELMERLRGMLCDLPGKEWGPFEVEYADDFSYTDPVDGSVAEKQGIRIGMTDGSRMVFRLSGTGTQGATLRLYLESFEPDSAKHHLDPQTALASLIALADELAKIRKFTGREKPTVTT; encoded by the coding sequence ATGAACGTTACAACCATCTCGACAACCCCCTATACCGACCAAAAACCCGGCACCTCCGGTCTGCGCAAAAAGGTTCCCACCTTTCAGCAACCGAATTACCTAGAGAACTTTGTCCAATCCATCTTCGACAGCCTTCAAGGCTACCGGGGGGCTACTCTCGTGGTGGGGGGTGACGGACGCTACTACAATCGCGAAGCGATTCAAATCATCCTCAAGATGGCAGCGGCCAACGGCTTTGGACGTATTCTCGTCGGCCAAAACGGCATTCTTTCCACGCCGGCCGTCTCTTGCATCATCCGCAAACACAATGCATTCGGCGGCATTGTCCTCTCGGCCAGCCACAACCCCGGTGGCCCCACAGAAGATTTCGGCATTAAGTACAACATTGGCAATGGCGGCCCCGCCCCCGAAAAGGTCACCTCCGCCATCTTCGATCGCACCAAAACCCTCTCCGAGTACGCCATCCTCGCAGCTGGGGATGTGGATCTCGATCGCCTCGGCACCACCCAACTAGGCAACACCACGATCGAAATCGTGGATGCTGTTGTCGACTACGCCGAGCTGATGGAGTCGCTGTTTGACTTCGATAAAATTCGCAAACTCCTTACCAGCGGCAACTTCCGCATGTGTATGGACTCACTGCACGCTGTCACCGGCCCCTATGCCACCGCCATTTTTGAAGGCAAGCTAGGCGCACCCTCCGGCACCGTTCAAAACGGGACTCCCCTCGAAGACTTTGGCGGCGGGCACCCCGATCCCAACCTGGTCTACGCCCGCGATTTGGTCGAGTTGTTGTTTGGAGACAACGCCCCCGATTTTGGCGCGGCTTCAGATGGCGATGGCGATCGCAATATGATTCTCGGTCGCCAGTTTTTTGTGAACCCCAGTGACAGCCTCGCCATTCTCGCCGCCAACGCCACCCTCGTTCCCGGCTATCGGAACGGTCTGGCAGGTGTAGCCCGCTCGATGCCCACCAGCGCTGCTGTCGATCGCGTCGCCGCAAAACTGGGCATCGACTGCTACGAAACCCCGACGGGCTGGAAGTTCTTCGGCAATTTACTGGATGCGGGCAAAGCCACTCTCTGCGGCGAAGAGAGTTTCGGGACGGGCTCGGACCACGTTCGCGAGAAGGACGGTTTGTGGGCGGTATTGTTCTGGCTGAATATTTTGGCAGCAACCGGCAAGTCGGTGGAGGAGATTTGTCAGGAGCACTGGGCCGCGTACGGACGCAACTACTATTCTCGCCACGATTACGAAGCGGTGGATAAGCAGTCTGCCGCGGAGTTGATGGAACGCTTGCGGGGGATGCTCTGCGATCTGCCGGGTAAGGAATGGGGACCGTTTGAGGTCGAATATGCTGACGATTTTAGCTACACCGATCCAGTGGATGGCAGTGTGGCGGAAAAGCAAGGTATTCGTATTGGCATGACTGATGGCTCCCGCATGGTTTTCCGGCTGTCCGGTACGGGCACTCAGGGGGCGACGTTACGCCTCTATCTCGAAAGCTTCGAGCCCGACTCTGCCAAGCATCACCTCGATCCTCAGACGGCTTTGGCGTCGTTAATTGCTCTGGCTGACGAGTTGGCGAAGATTCGCAAGTTTACGGGCCGCGAGAAGCCGACAGTAACGACCTAA
- a CDS encoding PilW family protein: MKLFSLIKYLLKTEMKSPRNLGFTLTELVVSGLIASGLFGVAFTLVFANRNLYIRDRERTAINQDLRAAIDIVGNDIRQGGERLPSDFPAIVVVNGVGGAPDQLIVRRSLSNPLNVCGNIAAGGNSNISLSNMGISGCDTQDTTLNDWSQFRMANGDASGIITAAIYDTTKINQPSQGIEFFPYDGEDLSDSTNLMLSRGTGTWADSYLATDQPRIYILQENRYFLSSLDADPGNCFSPGAFLTLVTNRNCATGRFGVSSQIDNFFLQVCLEDMDGNIACQANLTAVQSANRSAGWRTLARVDVGFTGSRDVSSDLEIDRTIASSFFPRNVLSFD; encoded by the coding sequence ATGAAACTTTTTAGTCTGATAAAATACCTTCTCAAAACTGAGATGAAATCGCCTCGAAATTTAGGCTTTACATTAACCGAGTTGGTTGTTAGTGGCTTGATTGCTTCTGGGCTTTTTGGAGTTGCTTTCACACTTGTGTTTGCAAATCGAAATCTGTACATACGAGATCGCGAAAGAACAGCTATCAATCAAGATTTGCGAGCGGCGATCGATATTGTTGGCAATGATATTCGTCAGGGAGGTGAACGTTTACCATCTGATTTTCCAGCGATTGTTGTAGTTAATGGAGTAGGAGGGGCTCCCGATCAGTTGATTGTTCGTCGAAGCCTGAGCAATCCTCTAAATGTCTGTGGCAATATTGCTGCAGGTGGAAATAGTAATATTTCACTTTCTAATATGGGCATTAGTGGATGTGATACACAGGATACTACGCTGAATGACTGGTCACAATTCCGAATGGCTAATGGAGATGCTTCAGGAATCATTACGGCTGCAATATACGACACCACAAAAATAAACCAACCTAGCCAGGGGATAGAGTTTTTTCCTTATGATGGCGAAGACCTCAGTGACTCCACCAATTTGATGCTTTCCAGAGGTACAGGAACTTGGGCTGATTCATATCTTGCTACAGATCAACCTCGGATTTATATACTGCAAGAAAATCGATATTTCTTGAGTTCTCTGGATGCAGATCCAGGCAACTGCTTTAGTCCTGGCGCATTTCTAACCCTAGTAACGAACCGCAATTGTGCAACTGGACGATTTGGAGTTTCCAGCCAAATCGATAATTTTTTTCTTCAAGTATGCTTGGAAGATATGGATGGAAATATCGCTTGCCAAGCTAATTTGACCGCAGTTCAATCGGCAAATCGCTCGGCTGGTTGGCGTACGCTTGCCAGGGTAGATGTTGGATTCACTGGATCTAGAGATGTGAGCTCAGATTTAGAGATCGATCGCACTATCGCTTCAAGCTTTTTCCCTCGCAACGTCTTGTCGTTCGACTAA
- a CDS encoding prepilin-type N-terminal cleavage/methylation domain-containing protein — protein MAIAKGSRKHQVRSNSEQLLSIYQPIGNGDRGFTLVETLAALAIVLIAIGAFSSGFVGMTSSNRSTQRRNDAMLLGRQELDRLRQLDFGALPASGTETTPVVTFNGENFTVMTEYCPPDAEPNYCTSPNRRHIRVTVVNNNDPNPQRSQFVTETVFVPLE, from the coding sequence ATGGCGATCGCTAAAGGTTCTCGAAAGCACCAAGTGCGTAGCAATTCGGAGCAACTATTGTCAATCTATCAACCCATCGGAAACGGCGATCGCGGTTTCACCTTAGTTGAGACGTTGGCAGCGCTCGCCATCGTACTCATCGCAATTGGCGCTTTTTCATCTGGCTTTGTGGGAATGACATCATCCAACCGCTCTACCCAGCGACGCAACGACGCCATGTTGCTCGGCAGACAGGAATTAGATCGGCTTCGACAGCTAGACTTCGGTGCGCTACCGGCAAGTGGCACTGAAACTACACCTGTGGTGACATTCAATGGCGAGAACTTCACTGTTATGACCGAATATTGTCCTCCCGATGCCGAGCCAAACTACTGCACCAGTCCCAATCGACGCCACATTCGAGTGACTGTCGTCAACAACAACGACCCAAACCCACAGCGCAGCCAATTTGTTACTGAAACAGTTTTCGTTCCACTTGAGTGA
- a CDS encoding precorrin-8X methylmutase, whose amino-acid sequence MHPIAAASFEIVDREIGSHSLLPAEYAIVRRAIHATADFELKHLFRFSPGAIAAGVAAIRAGLPAIVDVRMVAVAVAGALQQCPLHCAIEHVPDVVPQEQTRTEAGMRALAIAYPRAIFVVGNAPTALLALVELVQQEVIAPALIVGVPVGFVAVERSKAALAQLDVPHILVEGRKGGSPVAAATVNALVNLAYAN is encoded by the coding sequence TTGCACCCGATCGCCGCCGCTAGTTTCGAGATCGTCGATCGCGAGATCGGTTCTCACTCGTTATTGCCCGCCGAATACGCCATTGTGCGGCGGGCTATTCACGCTACGGCTGATTTTGAACTCAAGCACTTGTTTCGATTTAGTCCGGGGGCGATCGCGGCAGGGGTCGCGGCTATTCGAGCGGGGTTGCCCGCGATCGTCGATGTTCGCATGGTGGCAGTGGCGGTGGCAGGCGCATTGCAACAGTGCCCGCTCCATTGCGCGATCGAGCATGTTCCAGATGTTGTGCCGCAGGAGCAAACGCGGACGGAAGCGGGGATGCGAGCGTTAGCGATCGCCTATCCCAGGGCGATCTTTGTCGTGGGCAATGCACCGACGGCGCTGTTGGCATTAGTGGAACTCGTACAACAGGAAGTCATTGCCCCCGCCCTGATTGTGGGGGTTCCCGTCGGGTTTGTGGCGGTGGAGCGCTCCAAAGCGGCGCTGGCGCAGTTAGATGTGCCGCACATTCTCGTCGAGGGACGCAAGGGGGGCTCGCCAGTGGCAGCCGCTACGGTCAATGCATTGGTAAATTTGGCTTA